The following are encoded in a window of Rosa chinensis cultivar Old Blush chromosome 4, RchiOBHm-V2, whole genome shotgun sequence genomic DNA:
- the LOC112196213 gene encoding probable pre-mRNA-splicing factor ATP-dependent RNA helicase DEAH5 yields the protein MAAIDDGLKKLEYLSLVSKVCSELETHLGFGDKVLAEFITEMGRNCGNVDEFDAKLKENGAEMPDYFVRTLLTIIHAILPPKPKSENDSMIDSTTEGKKTKFKALSIADNRDRVNDLQREIEMETKEKKSDREEWGDEREEDRRRGRGRDRDRYGERDRDRDRDRDRRERGRDRYDRDERRRDTHHDYDKGRHTDRSNKHRRDGYQEDEDVREDGGNRRGGGDQRSGLHHSDEPELYQVYKGRVSKVMDTGCFVQFSDFRGKEGLVHVSQMATRRIGNAKDVVKRDQEVYVKVISVSGQKLSLSMRDVDQHTGKDLLPLKKSSEDDAHRTNPSVSKHDGPVTRTGLSGIRIVEENNVAPSRRPLKRMSSPEKWEAKQLIASGVLGVTEYPMYDEETEGMLYEEEGAEEELEIELNEDEPAFLQGQSRYSVDMSPVKIFKNPEGSLSRAAALQSALIKERREVREQQQRTMLDSIPKDLNRPWEDPMPETGERHLAQELRGVGLSAYDMPEWKKDAFGKTVSFGQRSKLSLQEQRQSLPIYKLKKELVQAVHENQVLVVIGETGSGKTTQVTQYLAEAGYTTMGKIGCTQPRRVAAMSVAKRVAEEFGCRLGEEVGYAIRFEDCTGPDTVIKYMTDGMLLREILIDENLSQYSVVMLDEAHERTIHTDVLFGLLKKLIKRRPDLRLIVTSATLDAEKFSGYFFDCNIFTIPGRTFPVEILYTKQPESDYLDASLITVLQIHLTEPEGDILLFLTGQEEIDFSCQSLFERMKGLGKNVPELIILPVYSALPSEMQSRIFDPAPPGKRKVVVATNIAEASLTIDGIFYVIDPGFAKQNVYNPKQGLDSLVITPISQASAKQRAGRAGRTGPGKCYRLYTESAYRNEMSPTSVPEIQRINLGLTTLTMKAMGINDLLSFDFMDPPSPQALISAMEQLYSLGALDEEGLLTKLGRKMAEFPLDPPLSKMLLASVDLGCSDEILTMIAMIQTGNIFYRPREKQAQADQKRAKFFQPEGDHLTLLAVYEAWKAKNFSGPWCFENFVQSRSLRRAQDVRKQLLSIMDKYKLDVVSAGKNFTQIRKAITAGFFFHGARKDPQEGYRTLVENQPVYIHPSSALFQRQPDWIIYHELVMTTKEYMREVTVVDPKWLVELAPRFFKVADPTKMSKRKRQERIEPLYDRYHEPNSWRLSKRRA from the exons ATGGCTGCCATTGATGATGGTTTGAAGAAGCTCGAGTACCTTTCCTTGGTTTCCAAAGTCTGTTCAGAGCTGGAAACCCATCTAGGGTTTGGGGATAAAGTTCTTGCTGAGTTCATAACTGAGATGGGACGAAACTGTGGGAACGTGGATGAATTTGATGCCAAATTGAAGGAGAATGGTGCCGAGATGCCCGATTACTTTGTCCGCACACTCCTCACTATCATTCATGCAATTCTTCCTCCGAAGCCAAAGTCTGAGAATGACTCAATGATAGACAGTACTACTGAAGGTAAGAAGACCAAGTTTAAGGCTCTGTCTATTGCTGATAACAGGGATAGGGTAAATGATCTCCAGAGGGAAATTGAGATGgagaccaaagaaaagaaaagtgacCGAGAAGAGTGGGGTGATGAGCGTGAAGAAGATAGGCGTAGAGGTAGAGGTAGAGATAGAGACAGATATGGGGAAAGGGATCGAGACAGAGATAGAGATAGGGATAGGAGAGAGAGGGGCAGGGATAGGTATGACAGAGATGAGAGGCGTAGAGATACACATCATGATTATGATAAGGGAAGGCATACAGACCGATCCAATAAGCACAGAAGGGATGGGTATCAAGAGGATGAAGATGTTAGAGAAGATGGTGGTAACAGGAGAGGAGGTGGGGATCAGCGGAGTGGACTGCACCATTCTGATGAGCCTGAATTGTATCAGGTTTATAAGGGCAGGGTATCAAAAGTCATGGACACGGGTTGCTTTGTTCAGTTCAGTGACTTTAGGGGGAAGGAGGGTTTGGTTCATGTTTCACAGATGGCAACACGGCGTATTGGTAATGCTAAAGATGTGGTGAAGAGGGATCAAGAGGTCTATGTTAAGGTGATTTCAGTTTCTGGTCAGAAGTTGAGCCTTTCAATGAGGGATGTTGATCAGCATACCGGAAAGGATTTGCTTCCATTGAAGAAGAGCTCAGAGGATGACGCTCATAGGACAAACCCTTCGGTATCAAAGCATGATGGGCCTGTGACAAGGACTGGTCTTTCTGggattagaattgtggaagagaacAATGTTGCCCCTTCTCGGCGGCCATTAAAGAGAATGAGCTCGCCGGAGAAGTGGGAAGCCAAACAGTTGATTGCCTCAGGTGTTTTGGGGGTTACAGAATATCCAATGTATGATGAGGAAACAGAGGGGATGCTTTATGAAGAAGAGGGAGCTGAGGAAGAGCTTGAAATTGAGCTTAATGAGGATGAGCCAGCCTTTTTGCAAGGGCAAAGCAGGTATTCTGTAGATATGTCACCTGTGAAAATCTTTAAGAATCCAGAGGGGTCATTAAGTCGTGCAGCTGCACTTCAATCTGCACTTATTAAAGAGCGCAGAGAAGTGCGTGAGCAGCAGCAAAGAACCATGTTGGATTCAATCCCAAAGGATCTGAATCGTCCCTGGGAAGATCCAATGCCAGAGACTGGTGAGAGGCATCTTGCACAGGAGCTTAGAGGTGTTGGTTTGTCGGCCTATGACATGCCTGAGTGGAAGAAGGATGCTTTTGGGAAGACTGTTAGTTTTGGGCAGAGGTCAAAGCTCTCACTTCAGGAACAGAGGCAGAGCTTGCCTATCTACAAGCTCAAGAAAGAATTGGTTCAGGCAGTGCATGAAAATCAAGTTCTTGTTGTCATTGGTGAGACTGGTTCGGGCAAGACAACCCAGGTAACACAATATCTTGCAGAAGCAGGTTACACAACAATGGGTAAGATTGGGTGTACACAACCACGTAGGGTGGCTGCGATGTCTGTAGCCAAGAGAGTTGCTGAAGAATTTGGTTGTCGTTTGGGGGAGGAAGTTGGCTATGCTATTCGTTTTGAGGATTGCACTGGCCCTGATACTGTCATCAAGTACATGACTGATGGTATGCTTCTTAGGGAGATTTTGATCGATGAAAACCTTTCTCAGTACTCTGTGGTCATGCTTGATGAAGCTCATGAGAGGACAATCCATACAGATGTTCTTTTTGGATTATTGAAGAAACTTATCAAGCGGAGACCAGACCTACGTTTAATTGTCACATCTGCTACCTTAGATGCTGAGAAGTTTTCAGGTTATTTCTTCGACTGTAACATCTTCACTATACCGGGGAGAACTTTTCCTGTAGAGATACTATACACCAAGCAGCCAGAAAGTGATTATCTTGATGCATCTCTAATCACTGTTCTACAGATTCACTTAACAGAACCAGAAGGGGATATCCTTCTCTTCTTGACGGGACAGGAAGAAATTGATTTCTCATGCCAGTCActttttgagaggatgaaaggTCTTGGTAAAAATGTACCTGAGTTGATTATCTTACCAGTTTACAGTGCCCTTCCTAGTGAAATGCAGTCGAGGATTTTTGATCCAGCTCCACCTGGGAAGAGGAAAGTAGTTGTGGCTACTAATATTGCTGAGGCATCACTAACCATTGATGGGATATTTTATGTAATTGATCCTGGATTTGCAAAGCAAAATGTTTATAACCCAAAGCAAGGGCTGGATTCACTGGTCATAACCCCAATTTCACAAGCATCAGCCAAGCAAAGAGCTGGGCGCGCTGGGCGTACTGGGCCTGGAAAGTGTTACCGCCTCTACACTGAGAGTGCATACCGCAATGAGATGTCCCCTACTTCAGTTCCAGAAATTCAGAGGATAAATCTTGGGTTAACTACACTTACCATGAAAGCAATGGGGATAAACGATCTGTTGTCTTTTGATTTTATGGATCCTCCGTCACCCCAAGCACTCATTTCTGCTATGGAACAACTGTACAGTTTAGGAGCACTCGATGAGGAGGGGCTTCTCACCAAACTGGGTAGGAAAATGGCTGAGTTTCCTCTTGATCCACCACTATCTAAGATGCTACTGGCCAGTGTGGACCTTGGATGCAGTGATGAGATCTTGACCATGATTGCCATGATTCAGACAGGCAATATATTTTACAGGCCTAGGGAAAAACAAGCCCAGGCTGATCAGAAGAGAGCCAAGTTTTTCCAGCCAGAGGGAGACCATCTGACTTTACTTGCAGTGTATGAGGCTTGGAAAGCTAAGAACTTTTCAGGGCCATGGTGCTTTGAGAACTTCGTTCAGTCTCGATCCCTTAGGAGGGCACAGGATGTCAGAAAACAGCTTCTAAGCATCATGGATAA GTATAAACTGGATGTTGTGAGTGCTGGAAAGAATTTTACACAGATCAGGAAGGCAATTACGGCGGGATTTTTCTTCCATGGTGCTAGAAAGGACCCTCAGGAGGGGTATAGAACCTTAGTGGAGAACCAGCCAGTTTATATCCATCCAAGCAGTGCGCTCTTCCAGAGACAACCAGATTGGATCATCTACCATGAGTTGGTTATGACTACGAAGGAGTATATGCGTGAGGTAACCGTCGTTGACCCCAAATGGCTTGTGGAACTAGCACCCAGGTTCTTCAAAGTGGCAGACCCTACCAAGATGAGTAAGCGCAAGCGTCAAGAGCGTATTGAACCGCTATATGACAGATACCATGAACCAAACTCTTGGCGTCTTAGTAAACGACGTGCATGA
- the LOC121052896 gene encoding protein trichome birefringence-like 43: MPTLLNEIWNPNPNLKCPLFSLKGVLEKKNNESQIGTRCYLFDGSWIYDDTYPLYDTSSCPFIDREFDCQKNGRPDSQYLKYRWKPKGCALPRFNGQDFLRRLKGKKILFVGDSLSYNQWQSLTWD; this comes from the exons ATGCCCACCCTTCTCAATGAGATTTGGAACCCCAACCCCAATCTCAAATGCCCACTCTTCTCTTTGAAAG GAGTACTAGAGAAGAAGAACAATGAGTCGCAAATAGGCACCAGATGCTACTTGTTTGATGGGAGTTGGATTTACGATGATACATACCCACTCTACGACACATCCAGCTGCCCTTTTATTGACAGAGAGTTCGACTGTCAGAAAAATGGACGCCCGGATAGTCAATATCTCAAGTATAGATGGAAGCCTAAGGGTTGTGCATTGCCCAG ATTCAATGGTCAGGACTTCTTGAGGAGATTAAAGGGGAAGAAGATATTATTCGTAGGGGACTCTCTGAGCTATAACCAGTGGCAGTCACTAACAT GGGATTAG